One Skermanella sp. TT6 genomic window, CCCTTGGCGGCCAGCGCCATGCGCAGCGTGGCCGGATCGACATGGATGCCGTCCGCGATGATGCCGCACCAGGTGCCGTTGCGTTCCAGCGCCGCGACGGCCACGCCCGGCTCCCGGCCGGCGATGGGCGGCATGGCGTTGAACAGGTGGGTGAAGCCGGTCAGGCCGTGCCGGACGGCGTCGAGCGTCCGGCCGTGGCCCGCGATCGTATGGCCGGCCGAGACCATCACGCCGGCCCCGGCCAGCCGGGCGATGGTCCGGTCCTCGACCTCCTCCGGCGCCAGGGTGACCAGCACCCGGCCGTGGGGCATCCGCTCCGGCAAGGCGCAGAGGAAATCCAGGTCGGCGCCGTCGGGGTGCCGGATGTATCGGAGATCGTGGACGCCCGGCTTGTGCGGGCTGATGAACGGCCCTTCGAAATGGATGCCGAGGATGCCGCTTTCGGGCCGCCGCATCGCGGCGATCACGGCCTCGGCGGCCGGCGCCATCCGGGAGCGGTCGTCGGTGATCAGGGTCGGCAGCAGCCCGGTGCAGCCGAAGCGGCGCAGGGCTTCCGCCATCCGCAGCACGGTCTCCTCGCATGGATCGCCGTTGAACAGCACGCCGCCGGCGCCGTTGGCCTGCACGTCGATGAAGCCGGGGGCGAGCAGGCTGCCGGCCGGCAGCCGGACGGTCGCGGAACCGGCAGGCAGATCCGCCTCCGCCACCAGGCCGGCGATCACCCCGCCGTCCAGCGCGATCGCCTGGCCCTCGATGATGGCGTCGCCGGTGAACAACCGGGACCCGGCCAGAAACTGTAGCAAAGGATGCTCCCTCCTTATCCAACCCGCCCGGCCACCCTATAGCAGCCGCTGGTCCGGGCGGCATCGTGGAAGATGATGCCGCCTTCAAGGCCCGCCCGCCGCGTCCTCCGAAGGTGACGGCGCCGTCCCGGCAGGCGGGTCGGGGTCCGGGCGGGCCTGGGCCGGATTGAGATGGGCCGGGTTGAGATGGGCCGGGTGGATGTGCTCGATCCGGAAGCCGAAGCGGGCGGCCAGGGCGTCGGCGACGCGCTGGCGGTGGCAGACGGCCGGGTCGGCCTCGAAGCAGAGCAGGGCGCTGGGACGCGCCCGGGCGACGTCGGCGGCGCGCAGCAGGTCGAACTCGGCCTCGGGAGTCGCCATGCGCTCGTCCACGATCCGCCAGAACAGGTCATGGTCGCCGCGCCGGGCGGCAAGCCTGCCCTCCTTCGGCGTGCCCAGCCCCTTGAGGTGAAGATACTCGATCCCGGCCGCTTCGAGCGAGGCGCGCAGCGTGCTCTTGGAGAATCCGGCGCGCCGCGACAGGGGCAGGTCGCGCACGTCGATCAGCACCTTGACGCCGGCCTGCCCCAAGGCCGCCAGCAGGGCGTCCGACGAGGCCCGTTCGTAGCCGACCGTCCAGATGGTTGGCGCTGGGGCCATGGGTTTCCTCCCGTTCGACTTTGCGGTGATCCCGTCCCGGCCGATCCTGTACAGTCGGGAAAGGCTGGGCAAGGAGGTTACGATGGATCTTCTGGAAACACTCGTCGTCGCGCGCACCGGGGACATCGGCGGCTTCGCGGTCCGCCGGGCGCTGCCGTCGGTCAAGCGGCGCATGGTCGGCCCGTTCGTCTTCCTCGACCAGATGGGGCCGGCGGAGTTCATCATCGGCCACGGCCTGGACGTCAGGCCGCATCCGCATATCGGGCTGGCGACCGTCACCTACCTGTTCGAGGGCGAGATCCTGCATCGCGACAGCCTGGGCACGGTCCAGCCGATCCAGCCCGGCGCGGTGAACTGGATGACGGCGGGCAGGGGCATCTCCCATTCCGAGCGCACGGCGCCGGAGCTGCGGGCGCGGGGCTTCAACCTGTTCGGCATCCAGTCCTGGGTCGCCCTTCCCGCCCATGCGGAGGAGGCCGATCCCGCCTTCGTCCACCATCCCGTGGACGACCTGCCGGTGATCGAGGGCGAGGGCAAGCGCGTGCGGGTGATCGCCGGGGCGATGTACGGCGCCGCCTCGCCGGTCGCGACGCTGACCGAGACCTTCTACGCCGACGCGGCGCTGGATGCCGGGGCGAGCATCCCGCTGCCGGCCGATCAGGAGGAACGGGCCGTCTATGTGGTCCAGGGACGCATCGACATCGCGGGAGACCGGTTCGAGCCCGGTCAGCTCCTGGTCTTCCGCCCCGGCGACGCGATCACCGTCACCGCATTGGAACCGGCGCGGCTGATGCTGCTGGGCGGGGCGGCCAT contains:
- a CDS encoding pirin family protein, with product MDLLETLVVARTGDIGGFAVRRALPSVKRRMVGPFVFLDQMGPAEFIIGHGLDVRPHPHIGLATVTYLFEGEILHRDSLGTVQPIQPGAVNWMTAGRGISHSERTAPELRARGFNLFGIQSWVALPAHAEEADPAFVHHPVDDLPVIEGEGKRVRVIAGAMYGAASPVATLTETFYADAALDAGASIPLPADQEERAVYVVQGRIDIAGDRFEPGQLLVFRPGDAITVTALEPARLMLLGGAAMDGPRHIWWNFVSSSKDRIEQAKADWKAGRFGAVPDDAEFIPLPER
- the nagA gene encoding N-acetylglucosamine-6-phosphate deacetylase; this encodes MLQFLAGSRLFTGDAIIEGQAIALDGGVIAGLVAEADLPAGSATVRLPAGSLLAPGFIDVQANGAGGVLFNGDPCEETVLRMAEALRRFGCTGLLPTLITDDRSRMAPAAEAVIAAMRRPESGILGIHFEGPFISPHKPGVHDLRYIRHPDGADLDFLCALPERMPHGRVLVTLAPEEVEDRTIARLAGAGVMVSAGHTIAGHGRTLDAVRHGLTGFTHLFNAMPPIAGREPGVAVAALERNGTWCGIIADGIHVDPATLRMALAAKGPAGLFLVTDAMPPVGTDADGFELYGRRILRRGGRLETEGGTLAGADIDMASAVRNCVDLLGLPLEESLRMASLYPATFLGMGDRLGRLEAGYGADLVLLDAGLRVLDTWIGGVRSSAGRPAAQG
- a CDS encoding DUF488 family protein; this translates as MAPAPTIWTVGYERASSDALLAALGQAGVKVLIDVRDLPLSRRAGFSKSTLRASLEAAGIEYLHLKGLGTPKEGRLAARRGDHDLFWRIVDERMATPEAEFDLLRAADVARARPSALLCFEADPAVCHRQRVADALAARFGFRIEHIHPAHLNPAHLNPAQARPDPDPPAGTAPSPSEDAAGGP